From the Polaribacter gangjinensis genome, the window CAGCTGTAATTGCTATGGTTGATCACAACATAGCCTCAAGATTACAAACTGTTTTTAGCTCAGGTTTATTTCGAGTTTACACAAATGATGATGTAATTGGTTGTGAATTAGGTGGAGCTTTAAAAAATATTATTGCCATTGCAACTGGAATGGGTGATGGCGCAAATGCTGGTGATAACACACGTGCAGCCATTATTACAAGAGGATTGTCTGAATTGACACGTTTGGGAGTTGCTATGGGTGGTAAAAAAAGTACATTTGCTGGTTTGGCTGGAATGGGAGATTTGGTTGCCACATGTTCAAGTTCAAAAAGTAGAAATCATCACGTTGGATTTCAATTGGGAAGAGGCAAAAAATTGGAAGAAATCATCAGTGAAATGAATGAAGTTGCTGAAGGTGTAAAAACCGCAAAAGTCGTGATGGAATTAGCGAAAGAATATCAAGTTGATATGCCAATTTCTAGAGAAATTTACAAAGTTTTATACGAAGGAAATACCGTAAATGACGCCTTTAAAGGATTGATTAAATATGAAGTTGGTTCAGAAAAAGAACCAGGTTAAACATGCGATTATGAACAAAAAACAAGAACAAACTGCCTCTTTTATGGTTCGTTTTCAGCAAGAGATTTTTGAAGAAAATGGCGAATCAAAAGTACAATGGAAAGGGAAAATATCTCACATTCAAGATGGTGATGAAAAACGTTTTGCTGATTTCAAGGATGCACTTCAATTCATGCAAAAAAAATTAAATGCCCTAACTGAAGAAGCTACCAAAAATCAACCTCAAGAGGAGCAAGAAAACATCTTACAAAAAAGTCTTTCTATGTGGAAAACCATTAAAGATGTAGGTCCAAAAGTACTGAAAGAAACTTTAAAAGATCCTAAAAAACAATTACATAATTTACAAGATCAATTGCAAGACCAAATCACTACAATTGGTGAAGAAATCAGTGAAAAAGTACAAATTGATCAATGGAAAAATGCCTCAAAATCTGATTTTCACAAAGTGCAACAACAAATTGAAGATTTGACTGCTGAAATCAAAAAATTGTCAAAAAAAATAGACAATCAAAAGAAATAATTCTTGTTAAATGTCTGATTTACTCCAACAAATAAAACAATTAAAATCCTTTGAAGAACAAGCTGAAATTAAAATTCAGACACTTGGGAATTTTGTATTGTGGAGAAATCAAGAAAAAATTAACGACAAAGAATGGAGTCGTGATAAATCCATGCAACTATTTCAATACTTTATTTCCAACAGAAAAAAAAATGCGCTTCACAAAGAAAAAATCATGGATCATTTGTGGGAAGATTGGGATGATCGCGATTTTAAAGTCGCACTTCATGGCATTCAAAAAGTATTAGAACCCAATAGAATCAATAGAACTGAACCCAATTTTATCATCAGACAAGGAGTAAGTTATCAAATTGATTTAGAAAAAGTTTGGATTGATGTAGAAGCTTTAGAAAAATACGTAATTATTGGTAATGAAGCTTTTACCATTGACAAATCAATCGCAAAAATTGCTTACAAAAACGCTATTGAATTATATAAAGGCTCCTTTTTACCATCAAGAATTTATGAAGATTGGACATCAGAAGAACGCGAAAAAAATCAGTTATTGATTTTAGGAACCTACATTACTTTAGCCGAATTAATGTTGGATGAAAACCCACTAGAAAGCATTCGTTTGGCGCAAAATGCACTAGAAATTGATGCTACTTGGGAAGACGCTTATCGTATTCAAATGCAAGGTTACCTTATAAAAGGAAATAGACCACAAGCATTAAAAACCTATCTAAAATGTGAAGTTATTTTAGAGGAAGAATATGGAATTGCACCTTTGCCTGAAACGAAAAAATTACTACAACTCATAGAAGAAATACATTAATTATCAATAAGTTATATTTTTGTAACTCATTTGCAACTCCTGTATTTTACATTTGTATAAAAATTTAGGAAACTGAGTTTTAGAAAAATTAGTCAACTTGTAAATGTAACTCAGTTGTAACTCATCAAACGTACATTTGTATTATCAAATTTAAAAAAATATAAAAAACAATATATCATGGCAACAAAAAAGTCAAAAAAAGAAAACATAGGAAAAGCAAAAGCAATCGTAAAAAAAATCAATAATGATTTGATTGATGCTTCTTTCAATGCTATTGAAACTACCGTAAAAACTGGAGAAAAATGGCAAAAATTAACGGCTAAATTGCTTAAAAAAGCAGAACCATTAACAAAGCAACAAATCAATATGATGGTTGAAACTGCTGAATCAATCAAAAGTCAATTAGAAAATGGTACTGAACGATTGAAAACTTTGGTTGGTTATGACCACAAAATGGTAGAAAATGCAAAGAAAAAAATTACTGAAAATCCTTTAGTTGAAAAAGCTGAAGAGGTAAAAAACAAAATTGAAAAAGAAGTTGCAAACAATAAATTTGTAAAAAAAGCTGAAAAAATTGCTGATAAAATCAAGAAAAACATCACTGAAACTATTGAAGAAGTGAAAGAAAAAGTTGAGAACTATACAGAAGATATTTTAACAGAAGAACCAAAAAAAGCAGCTCCAAAAGCTAAAAAAAATACTCCTGTAAAAAAAACGACTGAAAAAGTTGTTGTAGAAAAAACAGATGTTGTGGATGATTTAAAAGCAATCAAAGGAATTGGTCCTGTTTTAGAAAAATCATTGAATGAATTGAACATCACTTCGTATGCACAAATTGCAAATATGACAATCAAAGATTTGACAAATTTGTTGAATGATGCTGGTGTAAATGCAAAAATTTACGATTTATCAGGTTGGAAAGCTCAGGCTAAATTAGCGATGAAAGGCGATTTAGAAGCCGTAAAAAATTGGTCAAAAAAATAATTTAATCTTTTAAAATTCAGAAATTATGAATACTAAAATTAAAAAAGTAAACATCGCTGAAACAGTAACAAAAGCGATAGAAACAGCAAAAGTAAACGCAAAAAAAGCAAATGAATTTGCGTTAAACAAAACAGAAGAAGTAGTTACAGAGGGAATTTCTGTAGCCACTCAATGGCAACAAGTAACTGACAAAGCGTTGAAATCAGGTATTAAATTGATGGAAAATCAACAAAATATTGTGTTTGATGCTTTAGAAACTTACAAAAATCATTTAGTAAAAGGAAAAAAAAGATTCAGCAAATTATTCGCTTAAAATTTTCCACTTCAATTTTAAAAAACCAAGTTAATTTTAACTTGGTTTTTTGTTTTATATGCGTCAGATTTTCTTTGAACAGTAAAACGTTTCGTATTTTTGCACAATAAATTTTTGTATGGCTAAAAAGAAGAAAATTACGAGAGATGACATTTTTACCATTTACATGGATTATGTCATCAAAAATGAAGAGAAACCATCTGATATTAATGACTTTTGCATAGAAACAAAAATCAAAGAAGATGATTTTTTAGCGCATTTTACTTCCTTAAAAAAAGTAGAAAAAGCAATCTACAAAGAACTCTTTTTAAATTCATTAGAAGTGCTTCATGAAAGTGAAGAATTTTCAACTTTTGATACAAAAAACAAATTAATCAGTCTGTATTTTACTTTTTTTGAAAATCTAACGCTTAATAGAGAATTTGTGTTAGTTTCATTGAAAGGCTGTAAAAATCAAGTGCAATCTTTCAGTATTTTATCAAGCTTACAAAAAAGTTTCATCCTTTTTATTGACGAATTACAAATTTCAGAAAGCATATTGCCTATTGAAGGTTTAGAAAAATTTCAACAAAAATTAATTAGTCAATCATTGTGGTTTCAACTGTTTTTTACCATAAAATTTTGGTTGGATGACACCTCAGAATCTTTTGAAAAAACAGACATTTTTATCGAAAAATCAATCAACACCAGCTTCGAACTTTTGGAAAACAAATTTCTAAAAAATGCCTTTGACCTTGGGAAGTTTATTTATAAAGAATCTTTTCAAAAAAACGCCCAATAAGAAATGAAAAAAGCCAGTAGTATTCCAATTTCAAAAATCCAACGTGCATCAAAGTTGGTAAAAACAGGTGCAAAAGTTGGGGTAAATTACCTCAAATATTATGGAGAAAAAATGGTGAATTCTGAAGAAGATGCCCGTGAAAATCTCAATAAAAACAATGCTGAAGACATTTATGACAGCCTTAAAGACATGAAAGGTAGTCCACTAAAAGTGGCGCAAATGCTCAGCATGGAAAAAAGTATTTTACCAAGAGCGTATGTAGAAAAATTTTCATTAGCGCAGTTTTCTGTACCTCCACTTTCTGAAGCGTTGGTTTTAAAAACTTTCAAAAAAAGTTTCGGAAAATTTCCATCAGAAACTTTTGATAAATTTGATACAAAAGCCTACAATGCTGCAAGTATTGGTCAAGTTCACAAAGCCGAAAAAAATGGTAAAAAATTAGCTGTAAAAATTCAATATCCAGGCGTTTCTGAAAGTATAAAATCAGATTTGGCATTGCTAAAACCTTTTGTGATTAGAATGTTCAACATGAAAGGAAAAACTTCTGATGAATACTTTTTTGAAGTCCAAGATAAATTGTTGGAAGAAACAGATTATGTCTTAGAAGTTGCACAAGGAAAAGCTGTTGTTGAAGCTTGTAAAAACATTCCAAACCTTTTATTTCCAAATTATTACGAAGAATTATCATCCAAACAAATCATTACAATGGATTGGATGAATGGCATTCATTTGTCCGAATTTACAAACACAAATACCAATCAAGATGTTGCCAATAAATTAGGGCAAGCTTTGTGGGATTTTTATATGTTTCAAATACATAATCTAAAAAAAGTACATGCAGATCCTCATCCTGGAAACTTTTTAGTGTCTGAAAAAGGAGAATTAATTGCCTTAGATTTTGGTTGTATGAAAACCATTCCTCTAGATTTTTACAATCCGTATTTTGAATTGGCAAAAGCAGAAACCCTTTTAGATAAGACACTTTTTGAAGAAAAAATGTTCGAATTAGAAATTCTGAGAAAAGATGATAGTAAAGAGGAATTAGAGTTTTTTAGCGAAATGTTTCATGAAATGTTAGGTATTTTTTCGAAACCATTTCACGTGGAAACATTTGATTTTTCGGATGAAACTTTCTTTGGAAAAATTGCTGAATTTGGCGAACGTTATTCAAAAAATACGGAATTGCGTTCCTACAATGCTAGTAGAGGTTCCAAACATTTTATTTACATGAATCGCACGTTTTTTGGATTGTATAATTTAATGTTTGATTTAAAAGCAAAAGACATTCGCATCAATAATTTCATCAATTTGTAAAATCTCATTACTTTAGTACTTTATTTACAAAAAAAGGGAATCAATTATGTTAGTTTTAGGAATTGCTGGAGGAACAGGAAGTGGAAAAACCACTGTTGTAAATCAAATCATTAAACATTTTCCTTCGGATGAAGTTTGCGTAATTTCTCAAGATTCTTATTACAGAGCAACAGACAATTTGTCTTACGAAGAACGCACAAAAATCAATTTTGATCATCCTAGAGCCATCGATTTTGAGTTGTTAGTGCAACATTTAAAAGAGTTGAAACAAGGAAAAATTATTGAACAACCTGTGTACTCTTTTGTAACGCATAACAGAACGATTGATACCATTCAAACACATCCAAGAAAAGTGGTCATTGTTGAAGGAATCTTGATTTTTAACAATGAAGAATTGCGGAATTTATTTGACATCAAAATATTTGTACACGCAGATACAGATGAACGTTTAATTCGCAGAATTCGTAGAGATATTACAGAAAGAGGCAGAGATATTGACGAAGTCTTAAATCGTTATCAAGACACCTTAAAGCCTATGCATCAGCAGTTTATAGAGCCAACTAAGAATTTTGCAGACATCATTATTCCAAATGATAAATTCAATACAGTAGCTGTAGATATTGTTCGAACTGTAATTAACGAGCGTTTGTAAAATGGGTTTTTTAAACAACATAAAAGGCAATAGATTTTATAAATTCTTTACAAATATTTTTGTAATGATTTTGATTCCTTTCATCATTTGGATGCTTTTCTTTGATGAAAATTCGTATTTAGTTCATAGGAAATTTGACAAAGAAATTGAAGAATTAGAGAGTTCTATTACGTTCTACAAAAACAAAATTGAAGAAGACAAAAGCACGATAAAAAAGTTGCAAGATTCACTAGAATTAGAACGATTTGCGAGAGAACAATATTTGATGAAAAAAGAAAATGAAGAAATTTATTTGATTGAATTTGATACCATTCCAAAAAAATGAGCACTTTTTTATTTAACGAATTTTCACCTGTTTCAGCAGCAGCTTGGAAACAAAAAATTCAGGCGGATTTAAAAGGCGCTGATTATAACGAAACCTTACTTTGGAAAACTGACGAAGGCATTACAGTAAAACCCTTTTACACCAAAGAAGACAGAACAAACCTCAACATTCTACTTCCTAAAAAAGGATTTGAAATTTGCCAAAAAGTTTTTATCGACAGTGAAAAAACAGCCAATTTCTTAGCAAAAGATGCTTTGCAAAGAGGTGCTTCAGCCATTCATTTCAAAGCAACTAAAAAATTTGACTATCAAAAAGTATTGCAACATATTGATATAAAATCAGTAAACATCTATTTTCAGTTTTCATTTTTAGATGACGATTTTCAAATTGAACTCTACAATTTTTGTAATTCAAAAAACACTTTTTTTCAAAATGATATCATTGGGAATTTAGCTGAAACTGGCAATTGGTTTGTTAATTTAAAAGAGGATCACAAAAAACTCGAAAATATTGCAAACGATTGCAAAAATTCAATTTCAGTTTCCTTGGATTTGTATCAAAATGCTGGGGCAACTATTTCCCAACAATTGGGATATACCTTAGCACATACCAATGAATATCTAATTCATTTTGGAAAAGAAATTGCTGAAAATATCCATTTTTCGTTTGCAGTTGGAAGCAATTATTTCTTTGAAATTGCAAAAATCAGAGCTTTCCGAATTTTGTGGGAAACCTTATTAAATGAATACGAAATCACAAATTGTGAAGCGCATATTTTTACACAGCCAAGTTTGCGAAATAAAACTATTTACGATTATAATGTAAATATGTTACGAACAACTTCTGAGAGTATGAGTGCAATTTTAGGAGGTTCAAACACCATTTCTAATGTTTCTTATGATGCTATTTTTCATAAATCAAATGAATTTGGAGAACGAATTTCAAGAAATCAATTACTCATTTTACAGCAAGAAAGCTATTTAAAAGAAGCCCAAAATTTTGCTGACGGGAGTTATTATATTGAGTCCATAACAGCACAATTAGCTGAAAAAGCATTATTGATTTTCAAGCAAATTGAAAAAGGTGGTGGATTTTTACAACAGTTGAAAGAAGGCATCATTCAGAAAAAAATCAAAGAAAGCGCAAAGAAAGAAGAAGCCGAATTTTTAGCAAAAAAAGTTGTTTTAGTTGGAACCAATTTTCAGCAAAATAACAAGGATTTTATGAAAAATGACTTGGAAATTTATCCGTTTGCAAAACAACGAAATATCAAAACTTTGCTAACGCCAATCCAAAGAAAACGAATTTCAGAAACCATTGAAAAAGAAAGACTTGACAATGAGTAGAAAAGACTTTTCAAATATTAAATTATTGAGTACTAACAAAAACTCCACTCCTTCAAGGATTTTGGGTGAAACTTATCTTCATGAAGATTTTGCAGCCGGAATTGCGCCAAATTTAAGAGGTCCTTATCCAACAATGTATGTCCAAAAACCTTGGACAATCAGGCAATATGCAGGCTTTTCAACTGCCGAAGAAAGCAACGCTTTTTACAGAAGAAATTTAGCAGCAGGTCAAAAAGGTTTGTCAGTTGCTTTTGATTTAGCAACGCACAGAGGTTATGATTCTGATCACGAACGTGTGCAAGGTGATGTAGGAAAAGCTGGTGTTGCCATTGATTCTGTTGAAGATATGAAAGTACTTTTTGATCAAATTCCATTGGATAAAATGTCGGTTTCAATGACCATGAATGGCGCAGTTTTACCCATTTTAGCATTTTATATTGTGGCTGCTGAAGAACAAGGAGTTACAATGAATCAACTTTCAGGAACGATTCAAAATGATATTTTGAAAGAGTTTATGGTACGAAATACGTACATCTATCCTCCTTCTCCATCTATGAAAATTATCTCGGATATTTTTGAATTCACAAGTAAAAATATGCCAAAATTCAATTCGATTTCCATTTCTGGCTATCACATGCAAGAAGCAGGTGCAACTCCAGAAATTGAGTTGGCTTACACTTTGGCAGATGGTTTAGAATACATCAGAAAAGGAATTGAAGCAGGCATGGATATTGATACTTTTGCACCAAGATTGTCTTTTTTCTGGGGAATAGGCATGGATCATTTCAAAGAAATTGCCAAATTAAGAGCGGCAAGAATGTTATGGGCGAAAATCGTAAAACAATTCCAACCAAAAGACGAAAAATCGTTGGCTTTGCGAACTCATTCTCAAACAAGTGGCTGGAGTTTAACGGAACAAGATCCGTTTAACAATGTTGCTAGAACCACTGTTGAAGCCATGGCTGCTGTTTTTGGAGGAACACAAAGTTTGCATACAAATGCTTTGGATGAAGCCATTGCTTTACCTACAGATTTCTCTGCAAGAATTGCTAGAAACACCCAAATTTATTTACAACAAGAAACCCAAATCACCAAAACTGTTGATCCTTGGGCTGGCAGTTATCATTTGGAAAAATTAACTGCTGAAATTGCCGAAAATGCCTGGAAACTTATCAATGAAGTTGAAAAATTAGGAGGCATGACCAAAGCCATTGAAAAAGGAATTCCGAAAATGCGCATTGAGGAAGCTGCTGCTATCAAACAAGCAAAAATTGATAGTGGCAATGAAGTCATTGTGGGTGTTAATAAATTCCGATTGAAAGAAGAAGATCCAATTCATACTTTAGAAGTGAATAATGAAGCCGTTCGCAAATCACAAATTGAACGACTTCAAAAATTAAAATCCGAAAGAAATTCGGATGTAGTGCAAAAATCTTTAGTCGCTTTAACTAATGCTGCAAAAAATCAATCAGAAAATTTACTAGCTTTGGCAGTAAAAGCAGCAAAAAACAGAGCCACTTTAGGCGAAATTTCTGATGCTTTAGAAGTTGTTTTTGGCAGACATAAAGCCGCTCATAAAACCATATCTGGCGTGTATAGTAAAGAAATAAAAGACGATTCCTTATATAAAAAAGCAGCAACATTAGCAGATAAGTTTGCCGAATTAGAAGGAAGACGTCCACGAATTATGATTGCAAAACTTGGGCAAGATGGCCATGACAGAGGTGCAAAAGTAGTTGCAACTGGCTATGCAGACTTGGGTTTTGATGTAGATATTGGTCCGCTTTTTCAAACGCCACAAGAAGCTACGAAACAAGCTGTAGAAAACGATGTACACATTTTAGGTATATCTTCTTTGGCTGCTGGTCATAAAACACTAGTACCACAGGTTATTGAGGAGCTAAAAAAATACGGTCGCGAAGACATCATGGTCATTGTTGGAGGCGTTATTCCTGCGCAAGATTATCAGTTTTTGTTTGATGCAGGTGCTGTTGGTGTTTTTGGTCCTGGCACAAAAATCGCACAAGCTGCCATTGATTTATTGACTATTTTAATTGATAGTGTTTCAGAATAAAAAATCATTTACAATTTATATTTAATGAAAAAGATTTTCCTTTTTACCAGTTTTATAATTTTCAGTCTTCAAACCATAAAAGCTCAAGACGAAACTTTTACATTAACTGTTGAAGTTTTCGGACTTAAAAAAAATACAGGAAAAGTTTTTTTAGCTGTTTTCGATAACGAAGGAACATTTTTAAAAACAGACAAAGAAGTAAAAGGAATGAGTGTTATTATTGTAAATAACAAAGCCATAGCACAATTCAAAGGATTAAAAAAAGGCGATTATGCCCTTTCATTGTTTCATGATAAAAATAACAACAATAAGTTGGACACTAATTTTATAGGAATTCCGAAAGAACCCTATGCTTTTTCAAATAATGCCACTGGTTTTATGGGACCACCAAGTTTTAAAGATTCAAAAATTAGTTTGAACGCTGATAAAACTATTGCTATAAAACTTAATTAACATAAATTCGACTTTACTTTTTCTGTATCCTAGTGATCATTCTTTTTTAATTATTCTTTGAGAAACTTTGTGCTTCCTTTGTGTGGCTTTGTGTTATGGCTATTACACAAAATTCACAAAGAAGACACAAAAAACACTAAGTTGTCTAGAATACAAATGTATTTTAATGATATTCAATGACTTATAAATCGAACTCTCATTAATTAATATTTTGAAAATCAAAAAGATAGCTGTATAGCTTTTAATTTTCACTCAAAATCTTTTGAATCAAGTTTTGTTTGGCTTCCTCATCATTTCCAAAAAGCCATTGCAATACATTGTCTTCCCAAATTTGCTCCTTCTCTACTTCAGTAATAATATTTTTCTGAATGGCTAAATCTAAAATTTTTCCAGGATAAGAAGATTGTGCATCACTTTCCATTTCACCTAAAGGATATGGATCATCTAAACCCATCAAAACTTGTTTGGTTCCTTGCCTTTTAAACATCAAATGCAATGAATCTGTATCGTGAACTAAGGTATCAAAGAAAATATTAGGATGGCCAACAGCTTTTCTTGGATGATGTTTACCAACAAATAAATCAGGTCTGCCATCAAAACCTTGAATGCGTCTTCCTAAGTTCATTTGCGCCAATTGTCCTCCATGAGCAAAGCAAGTTCGAATATTTGGATAGCGTTCTTGCATGCCATTTAAGGTGTAAAAATGATAGGCATCTCCACATTGTGCCAACATCCAAATGAGGTGAAAACGCCAATTGGAATTTTCTAATTTGATCATTTTATCTCCATCATAAGGATGGATTTCAATGGCTAATTTATAATGGTTAGCCAACTCAAAAATTCGGTCATTTTCTTCATCAAAAATACTCCTCCATTGACCAATTGAATCCATAAAATGTGTAGGTAAACATAAAACTTTCAATTGTAATTCTTCTACACAACGTTTCATTTCATCTAAAGCTCCATATATAAATCCAGGA encodes:
- a CDS encoding methylmalonyl-CoA mutase subunit beta, with amino-acid sequence MSTFLFNEFSPVSAAAWKQKIQADLKGADYNETLLWKTDEGITVKPFYTKEDRTNLNILLPKKGFEICQKVFIDSEKTANFLAKDALQRGASAIHFKATKKFDYQKVLQHIDIKSVNIYFQFSFLDDDFQIELYNFCNSKNTFFQNDIIGNLAETGNWFVNLKEDHKKLENIANDCKNSISVSLDLYQNAGATISQQLGYTLAHTNEYLIHFGKEIAENIHFSFAVGSNYFFEIAKIRAFRILWETLLNEYEITNCEAHIFTQPSLRNKTIYDYNVNMLRTTSESMSAILGGSNTISNVSYDAIFHKSNEFGERISRNQLLILQQESYLKEAQNFADGSYYIESITAQLAEKALLIFKQIEKGGGFLQQLKEGIIQKKIKESAKKEEAEFLAKKVVLVGTNFQQNNKDFMKNDLEIYPFAKQRNIKTLLTPIQRKRISETIEKERLDNE
- a CDS encoding DUF2141 domain-containing protein produces the protein MKKIFLFTSFIIFSLQTIKAQDETFTLTVEVFGLKKNTGKVFLAVFDNEGTFLKTDKEVKGMSVIIVNNKAIAQFKGLKKGDYALSLFHDKNNNNKLDTNFIGIPKEPYAFSNNATGFMGPPSFKDSKISLNADKTIAIKLN
- a CDS encoding ABC1 kinase family protein; the protein is MKKASSIPISKIQRASKLVKTGAKVGVNYLKYYGEKMVNSEEDARENLNKNNAEDIYDSLKDMKGSPLKVAQMLSMEKSILPRAYVEKFSLAQFSVPPLSEALVLKTFKKSFGKFPSETFDKFDTKAYNAASIGQVHKAEKNGKKLAVKIQYPGVSESIKSDLALLKPFVIRMFNMKGKTSDEYFFEVQDKLLEETDYVLEVAQGKAVVEACKNIPNLLFPNYYEELSSKQIITMDWMNGIHLSEFTNTNTNQDVANKLGQALWDFYMFQIHNLKKVHADPHPGNFLVSEKGELIALDFGCMKTIPLDFYNPYFELAKAETLLDKTLFEEKMFELEILRKDDSKEELEFFSEMFHEMLGIFSKPFHVETFDFSDETFFGKIAEFGERYSKNTELRSYNASRGSKHFIYMNRTFFGLYNLMFDLKAKDIRINNFINL
- the scpA gene encoding methylmalonyl-CoA mutase yields the protein MSRKDFSNIKLLSTNKNSTPSRILGETYLHEDFAAGIAPNLRGPYPTMYVQKPWTIRQYAGFSTAEESNAFYRRNLAAGQKGLSVAFDLATHRGYDSDHERVQGDVGKAGVAIDSVEDMKVLFDQIPLDKMSVSMTMNGAVLPILAFYIVAAEEQGVTMNQLSGTIQNDILKEFMVRNTYIYPPSPSMKIISDIFEFTSKNMPKFNSISISGYHMQEAGATPEIELAYTLADGLEYIRKGIEAGMDIDTFAPRLSFFWGIGMDHFKEIAKLRAARMLWAKIVKQFQPKDEKSLALRTHSQTSGWSLTEQDPFNNVARTTVEAMAAVFGGTQSLHTNALDEAIALPTDFSARIARNTQIYLQQETQITKTVDPWAGSYHLEKLTAEIAENAWKLINEVEKLGGMTKAIEKGIPKMRIEEAAAIKQAKIDSGNEVIVGVNKFRLKEEDPIHTLEVNNEAVRKSQIERLQKLKSERNSDVVQKSLVALTNAAKNQSENLLALAVKAAKNRATLGEISDALEVVFGRHKAAHKTISGVYSKEIKDDSLYKKAATLADKFAELEGRRPRIMIAKLGQDGHDRGAKVVATGYADLGFDVDIGPLFQTPQEATKQAVENDVHILGISSLAAGHKTLVPQVIEELKKYGREDIMVIVGGVIPAQDYQFLFDAGAVGVFGPGTKIAQAAIDLLTILIDSVSE
- a CDS encoding FtsB family cell division protein; protein product: MILIPFIIWMLFFDENSYLVHRKFDKEIEELESSITFYKNKIEEDKSTIKKLQDSLELERFAREQYLMKKENEEIYLIEFDTIPKK
- a CDS encoding NAD(P)H-dependent glycerol-3-phosphate dehydrogenase, with the translated sequence MKLKVGLLGGGSWGTTVASLTAKNSPTIIWARDEEIVNEINEFHTNEKYLPHAKLTPSLRASTSIKETVEDADVIVMGVPSQSLRKVLEEAKPYIRPWVPVINLAKGLELNTKKRMTEIIEEILPENPAGVLTGPNLAKEIHFGKAAAAVIAMVDHNIASRLQTVFSSGLFRVYTNDDVIGCELGGALKNIIAIATGMGDGANAGDNTRAAIITRGLSELTRLGVAMGGKKSTFAGLAGMGDLVATCSSSKSRNHHVGFQLGRGKKLEEIISEMNEVAEGVKTAKVVMELAKEYQVDMPISREIYKVLYEGNTVNDAFKGLIKYEVGSEKEPG
- the udk gene encoding uridine kinase, yielding MLVLGIAGGTGSGKTTVVNQIIKHFPSDEVCVISQDSYYRATDNLSYEERTKINFDHPRAIDFELLVQHLKELKQGKIIEQPVYSFVTHNRTIDTIQTHPRKVVIVEGILIFNNEELRNLFDIKIFVHADTDERLIRRIRRDITERGRDIDEVLNRYQDTLKPMHQQFIEPTKNFADIIIPNDKFNTVAVDIVRTVINERL
- a CDS encoding TetR family transcriptional regulator C-terminal domain-containing protein, whose protein sequence is MAKKKKITRDDIFTIYMDYVIKNEEKPSDINDFCIETKIKEDDFLAHFTSLKKVEKAIYKELFLNSLEVLHESEEFSTFDTKNKLISLYFTFFENLTLNREFVLVSLKGCKNQVQSFSILSSLQKSFILFIDELQISESILPIEGLEKFQQKLISQSLWFQLFFTIKFWLDDTSESFEKTDIFIEKSINTSFELLENKFLKNAFDLGKFIYKESFQKNAQ
- a CDS encoding amidohydrolase family protein, which translates into the protein MSRKLRINGHSHLLPYPEEIPQFMKEKEIFWVDDERKHMFQKGWKRPVTDSSFFLDEKLKWMERNKIDHAVVLNLSQLYGNGLRLEEMKKALRFQNDFNAKVQKNHPDKFTCGFVVHPGFIYGALDEMKRCVEELQLKVLCLPTHFMDSIGQWRSIFDEENDRIFELANHYKLAIEIHPYDGDKMIKLENSNWRFHLIWMLAQCGDAYHFYTLNGMQERYPNIRTCFAHGGQLAQMNLGRRIQGFDGRPDLFVGKHHPRKAVGHPNIFFDTLVHDTDSLHLMFKRQGTKQVLMGLDDPYPLGEMESDAQSSYPGKILDLAIQKNIITEVEKEQIWEDNVLQWLFGNDEEAKQNLIQKILSEN
- a CDS encoding BTAD domain-containing putative transcriptional regulator, which codes for MSDLLQQIKQLKSFEEQAEIKIQTLGNFVLWRNQEKINDKEWSRDKSMQLFQYFISNRKKNALHKEKIMDHLWEDWDDRDFKVALHGIQKVLEPNRINRTEPNFIIRQGVSYQIDLEKVWIDVEALEKYVIIGNEAFTIDKSIAKIAYKNAIELYKGSFLPSRIYEDWTSEEREKNQLLILGTYITLAELMLDENPLESIRLAQNALEIDATWEDAYRIQMQGYLIKGNRPQALKTYLKCEVILEEEYGIAPLPETKKLLQLIEEIH